Proteins encoded by one window of Streptomyces sp. LX-29:
- a CDS encoding SAV2148 family HEPN domain-containing protein produces MSSGGLELPPGDGGSGGDGATDAPPGAVSLVRPVEIGAELDWDTDAWTEVRTRARRAGRAYIWLNLVEQRLRAVVSAVLRPIYEPVHGDDWVVAAAGPAGQEWVQRAVAVREVSRRKGYLLDPADDNVISFLTLPQLRELLVQHWPCFEPYLDDRRDLELALDELEVTRNVVSRNRALSQTVLAQAERASARLLEILGSGNVSPSANRLPIDAVEDLVGDRYADVVGVHPDRVRLQRQLPAEDLFGNARRLDAVGIGLNLLVQNYSGRRLVRLAETGCRARLLFLNPASSAVRRRERELGLKKGEMSRSVEMNILHMRRVRSRLRDPGAFEIHVFDETPRFTAYLVNGDGADGLAIVQPYLRKARGMEAPVLVLRGGTPNVVREDRDEIENGLFDTYREEFEGVWADSRPVS; encoded by the coding sequence GTGAGCTCGGGCGGGTTGGAGCTGCCCCCTGGCGACGGAGGTTCCGGGGGTGACGGCGCCACCGACGCGCCACCCGGCGCGGTGTCCCTCGTGCGTCCGGTGGAGATCGGCGCGGAGCTGGACTGGGACACCGACGCCTGGACAGAGGTGCGCACCCGCGCCCGCCGCGCGGGGCGCGCGTACATCTGGTTGAACCTCGTCGAACAGCGGCTGCGTGCCGTCGTCTCGGCTGTGCTGCGGCCCATCTACGAGCCGGTCCACGGCGACGACTGGGTGGTGGCGGCCGCCGGGCCGGCGGGCCAGGAGTGGGTGCAGCGCGCGGTGGCCGTGCGGGAGGTCAGCCGCCGCAAGGGCTATCTGCTGGACCCGGCGGACGACAACGTCATCAGCTTCCTCACCCTCCCGCAGCTGCGGGAGCTGCTGGTCCAGCACTGGCCCTGCTTCGAGCCGTACCTGGACGACCGGCGCGACCTGGAGCTTGCCCTGGACGAGCTGGAGGTCACCCGGAACGTGGTCTCCCGCAACCGGGCGCTCTCCCAGACGGTGCTCGCCCAGGCGGAGCGCGCCTCCGCGCGGCTGCTGGAGATACTCGGCAGCGGCAACGTCTCCCCGTCCGCGAACCGGCTGCCCATAGACGCCGTCGAGGACCTGGTGGGCGACCGCTACGCCGATGTCGTCGGGGTCCACCCCGACCGGGTCCGGCTGCAGCGCCAGCTCCCCGCCGAGGACCTGTTCGGCAACGCCCGCCGCCTGGACGCGGTGGGCATCGGCCTCAACCTGCTGGTGCAGAACTACTCGGGGCGGCGGCTGGTCCGGCTCGCCGAGACCGGCTGCCGGGCCCGGCTGCTCTTCCTCAACCCGGCCAGTAGCGCGGTCCGCCGGCGGGAGCGGGAACTGGGGCTGAAGAAGGGGGAGATGAGCCGCTCGGTGGAGATGAACATCCTCCATATGCGGCGGGTCCGCTCCCGGCTCCGCGACCCGGGCGCCTTCGAGATCCACGTCTTCGACGAGACGCCCCGCTTCACCGCCTACCTGGTCAACGGCGACGGGGCGGACGGGCTCGCCATCGTCCAGCCGTATCTGCGTAAGGCGCGCGGCATGGAGGCCCCGGTGCTGGTGTTGCGCGGCGGCACGCCGAACGTGGTGCGGGAGGACCGGGACGAGATCGAGAACGGACTCTTCGACACCTACCGGGAGGAGTTCGAGGGCGTGTGGGCGGACTCCCGCCCGGTGTCCTGA